In Citrus sinensis cultivar Valencia sweet orange chromosome 2, DVS_A1.0, whole genome shotgun sequence, a single genomic region encodes these proteins:
- the LOC102631207 gene encoding senescence-specific cysteine protease SAG39-like: MAFTSQQQCLCLALILLGAWIPQALSSRALQDAAMYERYEQWTARYGRVYRDNVEKEKRFTIFKQNVAHIEAFNKASKKPYKLAVNEFADLTNEEFKVSRNRFKGHMCSEQTGPFKYENVTAVPSTMDWRKKGAVTPVKDQGQCGCCWAFSAVAAIEGINQLTTGKLASLSEQELVDCDVKGEDEGCNGGLMDNAFQFVQKNKGITTETNYPYKGVDGKCNAKEEANHAAKINGHEDVPANSETALMNAVANQPVSVAIDAGGSDFQFYSSGVFTGDCGTELDHGVTAVGYGAADDGTKYWLVKNSWGTSWGEEGYIRMQRDIDAKEGLCGIAMQASYPTA; encoded by the exons ATGGCATTCACAAGCCAGCAGCAATGCCTTTGTTTGGCCCTGATCCTATTAGGAGCTTGGATTCCACAAGCCTTGTCGTCTCGTGCGCTGCAAGATGCAGCTATGTACGAGAGGTACGAGCAATGGACGGCTCGCTACGGACGCGTGTACAGGGACAACGTTGAGAAGGAGAAGCGGTTCACCATTTTCAAACAAAACGTTGCACATATTGAAGCTTTCAACAAGGCTAGTAAGAAACCTTACAAGCTAGCCGTCAATGAATTTGCTGATCTTACTAATGAAGAGTTCAAAGTCTCACGAAACAGATTCAAGGGCCACATGTGTTCCGAACAAACAGGTCCATTCAAGTACGAAAATGTTACTGCGGTGCCTTCCACCATGGACTGGCGGAAGAAAGGCGCTGTCACACCCGTCAAGGATCAAGGACAGTGCG GATGCTGCTGGGCATTTTCGGCAGTGGCAGCTATCGAAGGAATTAATCAGCTAACAACTGGAAAATTAGCCTCTCTGTCGGAGCAAGAGTTGGTGGATTGTGACGTCAAGGGTGAAGATGAAGGATGCAACGGTGGTTTGATGGACAATGCATTCCAATTCGTTCAAAAGAACAAGGGGATAACAACTGAAACAAACTATCCTTACAAGGGAGTTGATGGAAAATGCAACGCTAAAGAGGAAGCAAATCATGCGGCCAAGATTAATGGACACGAGGATGTGCCGGCCAACAGTGAGACAGCACTGATGAATGCTGTTGCTAATCAACCGGTTTCGGTTGCAATTGATGCCGGAGGCTCTGATTTCCAGTTCTACTCCAGCGGCGTGTTTACCGGAGACTGTGGCACTGAATTGGACCATGGTGTCACTGCTGTTGGTTATGGAGCTGCTGATGATGGGACCAAGTATTGGCTGGTGAAAAATTCATGGGGCACAAGCTGGGGAGAGGAAGGATACATAAGGATGCAAAGGGATATTGATGCCAAGGAAGGCCTCTGTGGAATTGCCATGCAAGCCTCTTACCCCACTgcataa
- the LOC102606613 gene encoding protein LIGHT-DEPENDENT SHORT HYPOCOTYLS 10, translated as MSSDRGKEIAEGSSDHHHQLQQPATPSRYESQKRRDWNTFGQYLKNQRPPVPLSQCSCNHVLDFLRYLDQFGKTKVHLQGCMFYGQPEPPAPCTCPLRQAWGSLDALIGRLRAAYEENGGSPETNPFASGAIRVYLREVRECQAKARGIPYKKKKKKPSQGKASDESSSAMHFS; from the coding sequence ATGTCCAGTGATAGAGGCAAGGAAATAGCTGAAGGATCAtcagatcatcatcatcagctgCAGCAGCCAGCTACTCCTAGCCGCTATGAGTCACAAAAGAGAAGGGACTGGAACACTTTTGGGCAGTATCTAAAGAACCAGAGGCCACCGGTTCCTTTGTCTCAGTGCAGTTGCAATCATGTGCTTGACTTTCTTCGCTATCTTGATCAATTTGGCAAGACAAAGGTTCATCTCCAAGGCTGCATGTTTTATGGCCAGCCCGAGCCGCCGGCTCCTTGTACTTGCCCTCTACGGCAAGCTTGGGGCAGCCTTGATGCTCTCATCGGTCGGCTTCGAGCTGCCTATGAAGAGAATGGAGGATCGCCGGAGACAAATCCTTTCGCTAGTGGCGCGATAAGGGTTTATTTAAGGGAAGTGAGGGAGTGCCAAGCTAAGGCTAGAGGGATCCCttataagaagaagaagaagaagccgAGCCAAGGCAAGGCTAGCGATGAATCAAGCTCCGCCATGCATTTTTCTTGA
- the LOC102606916 gene encoding uncharacterized protein LOC102606916 — translation MDRQAHDYAAASAMAYAQQQRPVANMQQQQQFGYLPQHQQLPPSAIPPPFRPPHPSLQPFPYHPHMQQQMQLHPHPPPHPHLLHIQQQQQPPPAAFPSHLPPHLVPSTFHGLYDSPPPPVPPPSEPELQKRIDKLVEYATKNGPEFEAMIREKQKDNPAYSFLFGGEGHGYYRYKLWISTHAPGGPFNHPLAPSSIPPMHAPPNAMMNPLPNTPPMNMGATQMHQSAFPPFYEQQRHQHTQQFVGHGRPEYDQPFKGLSGPLPSDVAMELNNVLNTLNGTKESIKSAKTWFMQRSPFAPALAEGLRNRVFAVDDSERQLHIIYLANDILFDSLQRRTNPHDLDNEALAFRPVLGSMLARIYHNPQNKEENQSRLQKILQFWASKEVYDQDTIHGLEGDMLGGPPINSFSVPPKEMSAATADTQTKSHNIPQWHPDNRSSLPTRLEQEHPDKQIQSVMSTSLASQQFLPNSVPAGTFPGSMPINSSVPPANQSAASAGEKLPPYPLFPPGLIPGMVRKMQIGSGVPYSPMSPLDIPTVIPPSNVSPSEVLERVSKFFKEIGEVNPSEGPMKSDSGDEDYDYEREPPVRKGGACIPPPANLQVDPETGTYADGSVERKPGSSGSGRLGLGATANPIEASQYDDVYTSYRKQRSTTYHSSMSARAATR, via the exons ATGGACCGACAAGCTCATGATTATGCTGCAGCATCTGCAATGGCATACGCTCAACAGCAGCGACCAGTTGCTAATATGCAACAGCAGCAACAGTTTGGGTATCTTCCGCAACATCAACAGTTACCTCCGTCAGCGATTCCTCCTCCATTCCGACCACCCCATCCTTCTCTCCAGCCATTTCCTTACCATCCTCACATGCAACAGCAAATGCAACTCCATCCACATCCTCCTCCCCATCCTCACCTTCTTCATATTCAGCAGCAACAACAGCCGCCACCGGCAGCTTTTCCTTCACATTTGCCCCCTCACCTCGTCCCTTCAACTTTCCATGGGCTGTATGATTCTCCTCCGCCCCCTGTTCCTCCCCCATCTGAACCTGAGCTCCAAAAGCGTATTGACAAACTTGTTGAGTATGCTACTAAGAATGGCCCAGAATTTGAAGCCATGATCCGTGAAAAGCAGAAAGATAATCCTGCTTATAGTTTCCTTTTTGGTGGTGAGGGGCATGGCTATTATCGTTATAAGCTCTGGATATCTACACATGCCCCTGGTGGCCCCTTTAATCATCCATTAGCACCCTCTTCCATTCCTCCAATGCACGCTCCTCCAAATGCTATGATGAATCCTCTTCCAAATACTCCTCCGATGAATATGGGTGCTACTCAGATGCACCAATCTGCTTTTCCTCCGTTCTACGAGCAGCAGCGTCATCAGCATACTCAGCAATTTGTGGGTCATGGTCGACCAGAATATGATCAGCCCTTTAAGGGTCTTTCTGGTCCACTTCCATCTGATGTTGCTATGGAGCTTAATAATGTGCTTAACACTCTGAATGGTACCAAAGAGTCAATTAAAAGTGCCAAGACTTGGTTCATGCAGAGGTCTCCATTTGCACCAGCTCTGGCTGAGGGACTCAGAAACAGGGTTTTTGCTGTAGATGATTCTGAGAGGCAACTCCATATAATTTACCTGGCCAATGACATTCTCTTCGACAG TTTGCAAAGGAGGACTAACCCACATGACCTTGATAACGAGGCTCTTGCTTTTAGACCTGTTTTAGGTTCAATGCTTGCAAGGATTTACCATAACCCGCAGAATAAGGAGGAAAATCAGTCACGCTTACAGAAAATCTTGCAATTCTGGGCTTCCAAAGAAGTTTATGATCAAGATACCATTCACGGACTTGAGGGTGATATGCTAGGTGGACCACCAATCAATTCTTTTTCGGTTCCTCCAAAAGAAATGTCTGCTGCTACAGCAGATACACAAACAAAAAGCCATAACATCCCACAGTGGCACCCTGATAATAGAAGTTCTTTGCCCACTAGATTAGAGCAAGAGCATCCTGATAAACAAATTCAATCTGTCATGTCGACGTCCCTTGCAAGCCAGCAATTTCTTCCTAATTCAGTTCCGGCTGGTACTTTTCCAGGTTCTATGCCCATTAATTCTTCTGTTCCACCAGCGAACCAGTCAGCTGCTAGCGCTGGTGAAAAATTGCCCCCATATCCTTTGTTTCCACCAGGACTTATTCCTGGGATGGTCAGGAAGATGCAAATAGGCAGTGGGGTACCCTACTCTCCCATGAGTCCTTTGGACATCCCCACAGTTATTCCTCCATCCAATGTATCACCATCAGAGGTTCTAGAAAGAGTATCCAagttctttaaagaaattggaGAGGTGAATCCTTCTGAAGGACCAATGAAATCTGATTCAGGAGATGAAGATTATGATTATGAAAGAGAGCCTCCTGTTCGCAAGGGAGGGGCTTGCATTCCTCCTCCAGCAAATCTGCAGGTGGACCCAGAAACAGGAACTTATGCTGATGGAAGTGTGGAGCGAAAACCTGGATCCAGTGGCTCAGGAAGATTAGGACTTGGGGCAACTGCTAATCCAATTGAGGCAAGTCAATATGATGATGTTTATACTTCTTATCGGAAACAAAGAAGCACAACCTACCATTCATCCATGAGTGCAAGAGCTGCTACAAGGTGA
- the LOC102630908 gene encoding senescence-specific cysteine protease SAG39-like — protein sequence MAFTSQQQCLCLALILLGAWSPQAMSSRTLQDAAMYERYEQWTARYGRVYRDNAEKEKRFTIFKQNVANIEAFNKASEKPYKLAVNEFADLTNEEFKASRNRFKGHMCSEQTGPFKYENVTAVPSTMDWRKKGAVTPVKDQGQCGCCWAFSAVAAIEGINQLTTGKLASLSEQELVDCDVKGEDEGCNGGLMDNAFQFVQKNKGITTEINYPYKGVDGKCNAKEEANHAAKINGHEDVPANSETALMNAVANQPVSVAIDAGGSDFQFYSSGVFTGDCGTELDHGVTAVGYGAADDGTKYWLVKNSWGTSWGEEGYIRMQRDIDAKQGLCGIAMQASYPTA from the exons ATGGCATTCACAAGCCAGCAGCAATGCCTTTGTTTGGCCCTGATCTTATTAGGAGCTTGGAGTCCACAAGCCATGTCGTCTCGTACGCTGCAAGATGCAGCTATGTACGAGAGGTACGAGCAATGGACGGCTCGCTACGGACGCGTGTACAGGGACAACGCTGAGAAGGAGAAGCGGTTCACCATTTTCAAACAAAACGTTGCAAATATTGAAGCTTTCAACAAGGCTAGTGAGAAACCTTACAAGCTAGCCGTCAATGAATTTGCTGATCTTACTAATGAAGAGTTCAAAGCCTCACGAAACAGATTCAAGGGCCACATGTGTTCCGAACAAACAGGTCCATTCAAGTACGAAAATGTTACTGCGGTGCCTTCCACCATGGACTGGCGGAAGAAAGGCGCTGTCACACCCGTCAAGGATCAAGGACAATGCG GATGCTGCTGGGCATTTTCGGCAGTGGCAGCTATCGAAGGAATTAATCAGCTAACAACTGGAAAATTAGCCTCTCTGTCGGAGCAAGAGTTGGTGGATTGTGATGTCAAGGGTGAAGATGAAGGATGCAACGGTGGTTTGATGGACAATGCATTCCAATTCGTTCAAAAGAACAAGGGGATAACAACTGAGATAAACTATCCTTACAAGGGAGTTGATGGAAAATGCAACGCCAAAGAGGAAGCAAATCATGCGGCCAAGATTAATGGACACGAGGATGTGCCGGCCAACAGTGAGACAGCACTGATGAATGCTGTTGCTAATCAACCGGTTTCGGTTGCAATTGATGCCGGAGGCTCTGATTTCCAGTTCTACTCCAGCGGCGTGTTTACCGGAGACTGTGGCACTGAATTGGACCATGGTGTCACTGCTGTTGGTTATGGAGCTGCTGATGATGGGACCAAGTATTGGCTGGTGAAAAATTCATGGGGCACAAGCTGGGGAGAGGAAGGATACATAAGGATGCAAAGGGATATTGATGCCAAGCAAGGCCTCTGTGGAATTGCGATGCAAGCCTCTTACCCCACtgcataa
- the LOC127900268 gene encoding uncharacterized protein LOC127900268 yields the protein MAKLYDQIGCNCGEGLCFISDRQKGVINAIDRVFPNAIKRYWCRHIHANFKQKFPGTLLKKVFWKACRSPNYLEFSENIEELKKISDATHRRLMNIPTVYWAKHTFPNHTKCNHVTNNMIESFNGWIDSFRSMPIVRMLEEIMRKIMKLIHKRNEDAKKLNGHLPPLVRRKVVEARTASRGLIVIFGHENTFEVMEDLYKVFVVDLGNKTRDCGEWQIPSLPCKHSVYSIDAKRLNIKDYIHNYLKCPAFINT from the coding sequence ATGGCAAAACTATATGACCAGATTGGTTGTAATTGTGGAGAAGGCTTATGTTTCATAAGTGATCGGCAAAAAGGAGTGATCAATGCAATTGATAGAGTGTTTCCTAATGCAATCAAAAGATACTGGTGTAGGCATATTCATGCCAATTTCAAGCAAAAGTTTCCTGGCACTTTGTTGAAAAAGGTCTTTTGGAAGGCATGTAGAAGTCCAAACTACTTAGAATTTAGTGAAAACATTgaggaattaaagaaaatcagtGATGCGACTCACCGAAGGCTCATGAACATTCCAACTGTATATTGGGCTAAACACACTTTTCCTAACCACACCAAGTGTAATCATGTGACCAATAACATGATTGAATCGTTCAATGGTTGGATCGACAGTTTTAGAAGCATGCCTATTGTTAGGATGCTCGAAGAGATAATGAGAAAGATAATGAAACTTATTCATAAAAGGAATGAGGATGCAAAGAAGTTGAATGGACATCTACCACCTCTTGTTAGGAGAAAGGTTGTGGAAGCAAGAACTGCATCGAGAGGTTTAATAGTGATATTTGGTCATGAAAATACATTCGAAGTGATGGAAGATCTCTATAAAGTATTTGTAGTAGATTTAGGTAATAAAACTCGTGATTGTGGGGAATGGCAGATACCCAGCTTACCTTGTAAGCATAGTGTTTATTCCATTGATGCAAAAAGGCTCAACATTAAAGATTATATCCATAATTATCTAAAATGTCCAGCTTTTATCAACACCTAA